One Trichoderma atroviride chromosome 7, complete sequence DNA segment encodes these proteins:
- a CDS encoding uncharacterized protein (SECRETED:SignalP(1-18)): protein MKFTAIAAPLAFAAFAAAAPVGTSKSKSPTKHIARFRLAPKPSSPPYHPLIDKREEAIIPPAYHPLIDKRAEAVEPPYHPNIDKREEAIIPPAYHPLIDKREKAIISPPYHPLIDKREEAIIPPPYHPLIDKREEAIIPPPYHPLIDKREKAIISPPYHPLIDKREEAIEPPYHPLIDKKI, encoded by the exons ATGAAGTTTACAGCTATTGCTGCCCCCCTGGCCTTTGCagcatttgctgctgctgcgcctgtTGGCACCAGTAAGTCGAAAAGCCCAACCAAGCACATT GCGAGGTTCAGGCTCGCGCCGAAGCCATCGAGCCCCCCTTACCACCCTCTCATCGACAAACGAGAGGAAGCCATTATCCCTCCTGCCTATCACCCTCTGATTGACAAGCGAGCTGAAGCCGTCGAGCCACCTTACCACCCAAACATTGATAAGCGGGAGGAAGCCATTATCCCTCCTGCCTATCACCCTCTGATTGACAAGCGGGAGAAAGCTATTATTTCTCCTCCTTACCACCCTCTGATTGACAAGCGGGAGGAAGCCATTATCCCTCCTCCTTACCATCCTCTGATTGACAAGAGAGAGGAAGCTATTATTCCTCCTCCTTACCACCCTCTCATCGACAAGCGGGAGAAAGCTATTATTTCTCCTCCTTACCACCCTCTGATTGATAAGCGAGAGGAAGCTATCGAGCCTCCTTACCACCCTCTCATCGACAAGAAAATCTAA